The following coding sequences are from one Seonamhaeicola sp. ML3 window:
- a CDS encoding tetratricopeptide repeat protein translates to MKNIRVSFLFLCLLLAIALNAQKTDSSSGQINQDSLLFYYNAIINIKDVDNTIYALGFFEQEAKNALISSDSSEVAKYLELVSLGQFKLAFYSESETTTIKALSHLKKKNSNPEGDAARERLTNQLGMIYRKIGDYDNALRFYGQAMDLSSETIDKIAIVTNTANIDADRGSFQGAITLLKPFYEEALKLKDSYIKANYIDNLGFYQSKLNITEGIEHMQMALGIRDKLKDETGLFSSYRHLSNFYEQVGNNKKARYYAENALKIANDLDSPLYQLEAMKLNLKLGKYELLEKYLDLKSKIDLEDQQRKNKYAAIKYNIAESEGRLKDAQIQNEKQKKKTLVYLFGGLFVLLSSVFLYFYLRARHKKDNLQQVYITEKRISKKIHDEVANDVYHVMTKYKSKGDDLLDDLEHIYIKTRDISKENESIDFDEDFGEILSDLLQNYNTENIRVITKSLTTIKWSSIGKLKKTALYRVLQELMTNMRKHSKASLVVLAFEKSNEKVLIHYSDNGIGCNIKKRNGLHNTENRIRTLKGTITFESEPGNGFRAKIMI, encoded by the coding sequence ATGAAAAACATAAGAGTTTCATTCCTCTTTTTATGCCTGCTTCTGGCTATAGCACTCAATGCTCAGAAAACAGATTCCTCCTCAGGCCAAATCAATCAAGATAGTCTGCTATTTTACTACAATGCAATAATAAACATCAAGGACGTAGACAATACGATTTATGCTCTCGGTTTTTTTGAACAAGAAGCTAAAAACGCTCTGATTTCAAGTGATAGTTCAGAGGTAGCTAAATATCTGGAATTGGTATCGTTGGGACAATTTAAACTGGCCTTTTATAGCGAAAGCGAAACAACAACTATAAAAGCCCTTAGTCATTTAAAAAAGAAAAATTCAAATCCTGAAGGTGATGCTGCTCGAGAGCGTTTAACCAATCAATTGGGTATGATCTACAGGAAAATAGGGGATTATGATAATGCACTTAGGTTTTATGGTCAGGCTATGGATTTAAGTTCCGAAACAATCGATAAAATTGCAATTGTCACCAATACCGCAAATATAGATGCTGACCGAGGTAGTTTTCAGGGGGCTATTACCTTATTAAAACCATTTTATGAGGAGGCATTAAAACTTAAGGATTCTTATATCAAAGCTAATTATATTGATAACCTGGGATTTTATCAATCAAAGTTAAATATTACTGAGGGTATTGAACACATGCAAATGGCTTTGGGTATAAGAGATAAGTTAAAGGATGAAACTGGCCTGTTTTCTAGTTACAGGCATTTGTCAAATTTTTACGAGCAAGTAGGAAATAATAAAAAGGCCAGGTATTATGCTGAAAATGCCCTTAAAATAGCTAATGATTTGGATAGTCCATTGTACCAATTGGAAGCAATGAAGCTGAACCTGAAACTAGGCAAATATGAACTACTGGAAAAGTACCTCGATTTAAAATCCAAAATAGACCTAGAAGATCAACAAAGGAAGAACAAATATGCCGCTATTAAATACAATATTGCGGAAAGTGAGGGTCGATTAAAGGATGCCCAGATTCAAAATGAAAAACAAAAGAAAAAAACGCTGGTATATTTATTTGGTGGACTGTTCGTTTTGTTGTCCTCAGTGTTTCTATATTTCTATTTAAGGGCAAGGCATAAAAAGGATAATCTCCAGCAAGTATATATAACAGAAAAGAGAATCTCCAAAAAGATTCATGATGAGGTTGCTAATGACGTATATCATGTGATGACCAAATATAAAAGTAAAGGAGACGATTTGCTTGATGACCTAGAGCATATTTATATTAAGACCAGGGATATTTCCAAAGAAAACGAATCTATCGATTTTGATGAAGATTTTGGAGAAATATTATCCGATTTATTACAAAATTACAATACTGAAAATATAAGGGTTATAACAAAAAGTTTAACAACTATTAAATGGTCCTCAATTGGTAAATTAAAGAAAACCGCACTTTACCGTGTTTTGCAAGAATTAATGACAAATATGAGAAAGCACAGTAAAGCCTCCCTGGTTGTTCTTGCATTTGAGAAATCTAACGAGAAGGTGCTGATTCATTATTCTGATAATGGCATTGGTTGTAATATTAAAAAGCGGAATGGACTTCATAATACGGAAAACCGTATTCGGACCTTGAAGGGAACTATTACTTTTGAATCGGAACCTGGCAACGGTTTCAGAGCTAAAATAATGATATAG
- a CDS encoding PEGA domain-containing protein, whose translation MKKLIVLSVAILTLSSCASIFTGSKRNVLFESNPSGAKVYVNGFEKGVTPAQIKVKADDRIDFRLDGFKERVVVMDSNFNLVSILNGLSIIGWGVDALTGSLKRVDTKYVKVDMENQSKSVAVENYLDNGEIKKVSINTDKKLIETVIVLNN comes from the coding sequence ATGAAAAAATTGATTGTATTAAGTGTTGCAATATTGACACTTTCAAGTTGTGCTTCCATTTTTACGGGTTCCAAAAGAAACGTTCTTTTTGAATCTAATCCATCTGGAGCTAAAGTTTATGTTAACGGTTTTGAAAAAGGGGTTACCCCAGCGCAAATAAAGGTAAAGGCCGATGATAGAATTGATTTTAGGTTAGATGGCTTCAAGGAAAGGGTGGTGGTTATGGATAGTAATTTTAATCTTGTATCTATCCTTAACGGTTTGTCAATTATTGGTTGGGGTGTAGATGCTCTCACTGGTTCCTTAAAAAGAGTTGACACTAAATATGTAAAGGTGGATATGGAGAATCAATCAAAATCTGTGGCAGTAGAAAATTATTTGGATAATGGTGAGATAAAAAAGGTTTCTATTAATACGGATAAAAAGCTTATTGAAACTGTAATTGTTTTAAACAATTAG
- a CDS encoding thermonuclease family protein produces MKKVALTFLSVLFLVNASSYYTIEHIEGKTVAITDGDTFKLLTQDSTLVRVRVANIDCPERKQPFYQKAKQFTSQEIFDKRVKLEVIKKDRYGRLVALVKYDDSLDLSQELLKNGFAWHYLKYSKDSVLQDLHDEARKNKVGLWQDPHAMAPWEWRSSKRKSK; encoded by the coding sequence TTGAAAAAAGTAGCTTTAACATTTTTATCGGTTTTATTTTTAGTTAATGCCAGTTCATATTATACAATAGAGCATATAGAAGGAAAGACAGTTGCGATTACAGACGGGGACACATTTAAATTATTAACTCAAGATTCTACACTCGTTCGGGTAAGGGTAGCAAACATAGATTGTCCAGAGAGAAAACAGCCTTTTTATCAAAAAGCTAAACAATTTACCTCTCAAGAAATATTTGATAAACGAGTAAAATTAGAGGTTATAAAAAAAGACCGTTATGGAAGACTCGTGGCTCTCGTAAAATATGACGATTCCTTAGATTTAAGTCAGGAGCTCCTCAAGAATGGATTTGCATGGCATTATTTAAAATATTCTAAAGATTCTGTATTGCAAGATTTGCATGATGAAGCAAGGAAAAATAAAGTAGGATTGTGGCAGGATCCTCATGCCATGGCTCCTTGGGAATGGCGTTCATCTAAAAGAAAAAGCAAGTAA
- a CDS encoding response regulator: MFKKVLVADDLGSINLGVITIAKHLGILNVERVEYCDDAYLRIKKGSFDMDPYDLLITDLSFKKDHREQKYTSGEDLVKALRNEYPNLKIIVYSIEDRIQMVRRLVESYKINAYVCKGRKGLDELTKAVQVVYNNDTFFSEQVSPALKRKSKMEIDDFDVLLLEHLAKGDSQEEISQILKAKDLKPSSLSSIEKRLNKLKIQFQANNAIHLVAITKDIGLI; the protein is encoded by the coding sequence ATGTTCAAGAAAGTATTGGTAGCCGATGATTTGGGAAGTATAAATTTGGGAGTAATTACAATTGCAAAACATTTGGGGATACTAAATGTAGAAAGAGTTGAATATTGTGATGACGCTTATTTAAGAATTAAAAAAGGTTCTTTTGATATGGATCCTTATGATTTACTGATAACCGATTTATCTTTTAAGAAGGATCATAGGGAGCAAAAATACACCTCTGGAGAAGATCTTGTTAAAGCTTTAAGAAATGAATATCCAAATTTGAAAATAATTGTTTATTCCATTGAAGATCGCATACAAATGGTTCGAAGGCTCGTGGAATCATATAAAATTAATGCATATGTGTGCAAGGGCAGAAAGGGATTGGATGAACTTACTAAAGCAGTTCAAGTAGTTTACAATAATGATACATTTTTTTCAGAACAGGTCAGCCCAGCATTGAAACGGAAATCAAAAATGGAAATTGATGACTTTGATGTGTTATTACTCGAACATCTTGCTAAGGGAGATTCACAAGAAGAAATTAGTCAGATATTAAAGGCTAAGGATTTAAAGCCGAGTAGTTTAAGTTCCATCGAAAAACGCCTGAATAAGCTTAAGATTCAATTTCAAGCAAATAACGCCATACATTTAGTTGCAATCACAAAAGATATCGGTCTCATTTAA
- a CDS encoding DUF4407 domain-containing protein produces MDNLIYKTPKPSKVMKLFWKAAGGDDYILSQSTYSDQIKYFCLGGIVIATAIMAGLSGGYAFYTIFKPKKSNVTELWKLAEGSSAVNNISGFTESTDIGTMLVALVFAIIWGLIIYNIDRFIVTSTGKGDGTEAITWGEFKSALPRIIMGCIIAISISKPLEIRILKGEIDAKLQVKQEELKQDAIKGIEDKYAARIAEKNTKIADYQKQIDKAEDALTQAEMNLNAEMTQEGNRGYGPQAKRLDLIMQDRQKERDKMRSNLEPLITELNNEIKGYIDEKNKEIDNLSFSLSGLDGLAERITIAEEEYPTVSWFLTLLFLAIELTPIFFKLMLIKSPYDYMSENYKSLELANNGVYIEEDYYEDKEGVQRELVRFLKAEKLINEQKEFHDAQMRITKYAIEKFEESEKRKIDENPEDFIKYS; encoded by the coding sequence ATGGATAATTTAATTTACAAAACACCAAAACCATCAAAAGTAATGAAGCTTTTTTGGAAAGCTGCTGGAGGTGATGACTATATTTTAAGCCAATCAACATATAGTGATCAAATCAAATATTTTTGTTTGGGAGGAATTGTTATAGCTACGGCTATAATGGCTGGTCTTTCAGGAGGTTATGCCTTTTATACTATTTTCAAACCCAAGAAATCAAATGTAACCGAACTGTGGAAATTAGCAGAAGGAAGTTCGGCTGTTAATAATATCTCTGGGTTTACTGAATCAACAGATATAGGTACTATGTTAGTTGCTCTAGTTTTTGCGATCATATGGGGGTTAATTATTTACAATATTGATAGGTTTATAGTAACTAGTACTGGTAAGGGGGATGGTACCGAGGCCATAACATGGGGTGAATTTAAAAGTGCCTTACCTAGAATAATAATGGGGTGTATTATTGCTATCTCCATTTCAAAACCTTTAGAAATAAGGATTCTTAAAGGTGAAATTGATGCTAAACTTCAAGTAAAACAGGAAGAGCTTAAACAAGATGCAATTAAGGGTATAGAAGACAAATATGCTGCAAGAATAGCAGAAAAAAACACTAAAATTGCCGACTATCAAAAGCAAATTGATAAGGCGGAAGATGCCCTAACTCAAGCCGAAATGAATTTGAATGCAGAGATGACTCAGGAAGGTAATAGAGGGTATGGTCCTCAGGCGAAAAGACTGGATTTAATTATGCAGGATCGCCAGAAAGAAAGGGATAAAATGCGTTCCAATTTGGAGCCTCTAATTACAGAATTGAATAATGAAATCAAGGGCTATATTGATGAGAAAAATAAAGAAATTGACAATTTGAGTTTTAGCTTGTCTGGACTTGATGGTCTTGCTGAGCGCATAACAATAGCTGAGGAAGAATACCCTACTGTATCATGGTTCTTAACACTATTGTTTTTGGCAATTGAATTAACGCCAATATTTTTTAAACTAATGCTTATTAAATCTCCATACGATTATATGTCTGAAAATTATAAGTCCTTAGAACTGGCAAATAATGGAGTATATATTGAGGAAGATTATTATGAGGATAAAGAAGGGGTGCAAAGAGAATTAGTTAGGTTCTTAAAAGCGGAAAAGCTTATTAATGAACAAAAGGAATTTCATGATGCTCAGATGCGGATAACCAAATATGCTATCGAAAAGTTTGAAGAATCTGAGAAAAGAAAAATAGATGAAAACCCTGAAGACTTTATTAAATATTCGTAA
- a CDS encoding ATP-binding protein: MDIDYKNISQEETPPEASAMINTFRAFGYNLRTAIADIIDNSISAKAENIWIEYKWDGADSWVTITDDGLGMNLGELKLAMTPGSRDPKDDREEHDLGRFGLGLKTSSFSQCKRLTVVSKSDGYKIINRCWDLDYVNKTKKWSLLDYISDKSLVNKLEELSSGTTVIWEKMDRLVGNANKNNEAAMNVFLDEFAAVEDHLSLVFHRYLEQKKVAIYLNGNKLEPWDPFMKQSDGGQLVANESLDKGQVSVKCYVLPHISKLTIEERKKAKTEDWYKLQGFYIYRQNRLLLHGDWLGLFSKNEHFKNARILIDIPNKLDHDWKIDIKKATATPSFTIRKDLVRLGKLTRSRAGSIHKFRGNQIMLDDTISSFDFQSVWKARKTREEVRHYYINRDHSIIKNLLEKESISTKEMKSVLKIIGETIPVESIIQFHSEEPQCHELRDTNNELDQGTIEVASLMYESLKSQGLNNQTALKQIFNIEPFNQFPELEQYFS, translated from the coding sequence ATGGATATAGATTATAAAAATATTTCACAAGAAGAAACGCCGCCAGAAGCTAGTGCTATGATTAATACCTTTCGGGCTTTTGGATATAATTTAAGGACTGCTATTGCTGATATAATTGATAATAGTATTTCTGCTAAAGCAGAAAATATCTGGATTGAATACAAGTGGGATGGAGCAGATTCATGGGTTACAATCACTGATGATGGATTGGGAATGAATCTTGGCGAATTAAAATTGGCAATGACACCCGGAAGTAGAGACCCAAAAGATGATCGTGAAGAACATGATTTAGGTAGATTTGGACTAGGTCTAAAAACCTCATCATTCTCTCAGTGCAAAAGATTGACAGTTGTTTCTAAAAGTGATGGCTATAAGATTATTAATCGTTGTTGGGATTTAGATTATGTAAATAAAACGAAGAAATGGTCCTTATTAGATTATATATCTGATAAATCACTAGTAAATAAATTAGAGGAATTAAGTTCTGGTACAACAGTGATATGGGAAAAGATGGATCGACTTGTCGGTAATGCAAACAAGAATAATGAAGCAGCTATGAATGTGTTTCTCGATGAATTTGCTGCAGTAGAAGATCATTTAAGCCTTGTTTTTCATAGATATTTGGAACAAAAAAAGGTTGCGATTTATTTAAACGGTAATAAGCTAGAACCTTGGGACCCATTTATGAAGCAATCTGATGGTGGCCAACTCGTTGCAAATGAATCTCTAGACAAAGGGCAAGTTAGTGTTAAATGTTATGTTTTGCCACATATTTCGAAATTGACTATTGAAGAAAGGAAAAAAGCAAAAACTGAAGATTGGTATAAACTTCAAGGGTTTTATATATACCGTCAAAACCGCTTATTGCTACATGGTGATTGGCTCGGCTTATTCTCAAAAAATGAACATTTTAAAAATGCAAGAATCCTAATTGATATTCCAAATAAATTAGATCACGATTGGAAAATAGATATTAAAAAAGCAACTGCAACACCTTCATTCACTATAAGAAAAGACCTAGTAAGATTAGGTAAGCTAACAAGGTCTAGGGCAGGTTCAATCCATAAATTTAGGGGTAATCAGATTATGCTCGATGACACTATCAGTTCGTTTGATTTTCAATCTGTTTGGAAAGCAAGAAAGACTAGGGAAGAAGTTAGACACTATTATATAAATCGAGACCATTCTATTATTAAGAATTTACTTGAGAAAGAATCTATTTCTACGAAAGAAATGAAGTCTGTCTTAAAAATTATTGGAGAAACAATACCCGTTGAGTCAATCATTCAGTTTCATAGTGAAGAGCCACAGTGTCATGAGTTAAGAGATACAAATAATGAATTAGACCAAGGAACAATAGAGGTTGCCTCCCTAATGTATGAGTCGCTTAAGTCTCAAGGTTTAAATAATCAAACTGCATTGAAACAAATTTTTAATATCGAACCTTTTAATCAATTTCCAGAATTGGAACAATACTTTAGCTAA
- a CDS encoding DNA cytosine methyltransferase, with product MMKINSKIPIIDLFAGPGGLGEGFMSLKDNDRENVFDIKLSIEKEENAHKTLTFRSFFRQFIKNNKRVPEDYYRALREPDLIKRESFIEEILDKYEEGVLAKKEARLIELGGENWPSKKVDKIINSQLSNRKNWVLIGGPPCQAYSNVGRSRVGGIYKEDHRVYLYEEYLRIIKKHKPAVFVMENVKGLLSAKIDGEKVFDWMKRDLKVGNSYEIHSLVKPIAKDSDFLIKSEKYGVPQKRHRVILLGVRKDFSHNGEYLKEKKEVTLKSVIDNLPKVRSGLNRSFTHYHSTEVYKNGKPKRLYENVPDSSVNWLKEMSKNIKQIKVWGELELNGLTDGPREIELDTGAEYLKANNLIPRNHILKDWYIDKRLRGVVNHESRSHLTQDLMRYLFAGLYVEKHKRFPRLNDYAEHSKDLLPDHANVDSGKFADRFRVQVPDKPATTVTSHISKDGHYFIHYDTAQCRSLTVREAARIQTFPDNYLFRGSRTAQYHQVGNAVPPYLAYQIAELVADILNQKNA from the coding sequence ATGATGAAAATTAATAGCAAAATTCCAATAATTGACTTGTTTGCCGGCCCTGGAGGACTTGGTGAAGGTTTTATGTCTCTAAAGGATAATGATAGGGAAAATGTTTTTGATATTAAACTTTCTATAGAGAAAGAGGAAAACGCGCATAAAACTTTAACCTTTAGAAGTTTTTTTAGGCAATTTATTAAGAATAATAAGAGAGTTCCTGAAGATTACTATAGAGCTCTAAGGGAACCAGACTTAATAAAAAGAGAATCATTTATAGAAGAAATATTAGATAAGTATGAGGAGGGAGTTTTAGCAAAAAAAGAAGCAAGATTAATTGAATTGGGAGGTGAAAATTGGCCCTCAAAAAAGGTGGATAAAATAATTAATTCCCAATTAAGTAACAGGAAGAATTGGGTGTTAATAGGTGGTCCGCCATGTCAAGCCTATTCTAATGTAGGAAGGTCAAGAGTTGGAGGTATTTATAAAGAAGATCACAGGGTATACTTGTATGAAGAATACCTAAGAATCATTAAAAAACATAAGCCGGCCGTTTTTGTTATGGAAAATGTCAAAGGTCTTCTTTCTGCAAAGATAGATGGGGAAAAAGTTTTTGATTGGATGAAACGAGATTTAAAAGTTGGTAACAGTTACGAAATACATTCATTGGTTAAACCAATTGCAAAAGATTCAGATTTTCTAATAAAGTCAGAGAAGTATGGTGTGCCTCAAAAACGTCATAGGGTAATTCTTTTAGGGGTTAGAAAAGATTTTAGTCATAATGGAGAATATTTAAAAGAGAAGAAAGAAGTTACGTTAAAATCGGTAATTGACAATTTGCCAAAAGTGAGAAGTGGCTTAAATAGAAGTTTTACCCACTATCATTCAACTGAGGTTTATAAAAATGGTAAACCTAAGCGACTATATGAAAATGTGCCTGACTCAAGCGTTAATTGGCTAAAGGAAATGTCTAAAAATATTAAACAGATAAAGGTATGGGGGGAATTGGAATTAAATGGACTTACCGATGGTCCAAGAGAAATAGAATTAGATACCGGTGCTGAGTACCTTAAAGCTAATAACTTAATTCCGAGAAACCATATTTTAAAAGATTGGTACATTGATAAAAGGTTAAGGGGAGTTGTAAATCATGAGTCTAGATCACATCTTACCCAAGATTTGATGCGATATTTATTTGCAGGACTCTACGTTGAGAAACACAAAAGATTCCCTCGTTTAAATGATTATGCTGAGCACAGTAAAGATTTATTACCGGATCATGCCAATGTAGACTCAGGAAAATTTGCAGATCGATTTAGGGTTCAAGTTCCAGACAAACCAGCAACAACAGTTACAAGTCATATTTCTAAAGATGGACATTATTTTATTCACTATGACACAGCTCAATGCAGATCTTTAACGGTAAGAGAAGCTGCGCGTATCCAAACGTTTCCAGATAATTACCTATTTAGAGGAAGTAGGACAGCCCAATACCATCAAGTTGGTAACGCTGTACCTCCTTATTTGGCATATCAAATAGCTGAATTAGTTGCAGATATTTTAAATCAAAAGAACGCTTAA
- a CDS encoding DUF4407 domain-containing protein: MVKRFFEYNKFLWWFAGEDSEILNNCNRDVRVRFSLIGLVVLVVMIATFVSVSYGVYELLESYYIGLLIGVYTSVLVMFLYLFIQYTLTKDVLPHKKGKKIEITTSYLLRFGFIFILGLLASQPIEYYLFSGQIDDLMNEKIVESIHEKSKSLNLDFSLKAREEIKYSKENPKSIITKYKLEKEVALNQFIDYQYSRNFFIEKMILMDRNLIYIWPFSILFVVIFSLPFYLKLRIDFDDNYYRNKTKIQRNLIERTYQQFLLDYNNILKKKYPEFNLQYTTAYKDPPYNTIKIDKPKLGTEQEFTKWLLDEGN; encoded by the coding sequence ATGGTTAAAAGGTTTTTCGAATACAATAAATTTCTTTGGTGGTTTGCAGGGGAAGATTCTGAAATACTTAATAATTGTAATAGGGATGTTCGGGTTAGATTTAGTTTAATTGGTCTTGTGGTTCTTGTTGTGATGATTGCGACTTTTGTTAGTGTTTCGTACGGCGTCTATGAGCTATTAGAATCTTATTATATTGGGCTTTTAATAGGGGTTTATACTTCCGTTTTAGTAATGTTTCTTTATTTGTTTATCCAATATACCTTAACCAAGGATGTTCTTCCCCATAAAAAAGGAAAGAAAATAGAAATTACAACATCTTATTTACTTAGGTTTGGATTTATTTTTATTTTAGGTTTGTTAGCTTCTCAGCCTATTGAATATTACCTGTTTTCAGGCCAAATTGATGATTTAATGAATGAAAAAATTGTTGAATCTATCCATGAAAAAAGTAAAAGTTTAAATCTTGATTTTTCATTAAAAGCTAGGGAGGAAATTAAATATTCTAAAGAGAATCCAAAATCTATAATAACTAAATATAAATTGGAGAAGGAGGTGGCCTTAAACCAATTTATTGATTATCAATATTCAAGAAATTTTTTTATTGAAAAGATGATTCTAATGGATAGGAATCTTATCTATATTTGGCCTTTTTCGATACTGTTTGTTGTGATTTTTTCTTTGCCTTTTTATCTAAAACTAAGAATTGATTTTGACGATAATTACTATAGGAATAAAACAAAAATTCAAAGAAACCTAATAGAGCGGACTTACCAGCAATTCCTATTGGATTATAACAATATCTTGAAGAAAAAATATCCCGAATTCAATTTGCAATATACCACTGCTTACAAGGACCCACCTTATAACACTATCAAAATAGACAAACCTAAATTGGGAACAGAGCAAGAATTTACTAAATGGCTTCTCGATGAAGGTAATTGA